One Scophthalmus maximus strain ysfricsl-2021 chromosome 9, ASM2237912v1, whole genome shotgun sequence genomic region harbors:
- the zdhhc5b gene encoding palmitoyltransferase ZDHHC5-B, with protein MPGFSGGGVGGGVGGPVSAPPRPFRPSRYVPVSAATFFLVGSTTLFFCFTCPWLSEYFSSVIPVYIAVIFLFTLANFCMATFMDPGVFPRAEEDEDKEDDFRAPLYKTVEIKGIQVRMKWCSTCRFYRPPRCSHCSVCDNCVEDFDHHCPWVNNCIGRRNYRYFFLFLLSLTTHIMDVFGFGLVYVLHHRQQPDTPHAAVTMAVMCVAGLFFVPVAGLTGFHIVLVARGRTTNEQVTGKFRGGVNPFTNGCLRNISYVLCSSQAPRYMGRLRSPPSVEIQPPFLRPPLSEAQLEAKVLDNGIQNDRHSARSKSSLDQMESQSADAEPPPPPKPELRYPGLPRADTEESSLLTDAPPTPSMYKYRPAFNSPGRNHTALTHPNKMIRGESLDSPSSSILQSSRQPSYRSEPSSLDGATVVGGGVGVRRGAGERGEGPGGPGGTTGGVSGGMSGYSLTGRSYTSYPSSLILSTGGSHSSSLRSAHTAHNPLATLQSEGTTDTSYKSLANQTPRNGSLSYDSLLTPSESPEFESAAHELSPQKPHAPFPFATRTGQPEVGSPSAPLQGYMSPFLSAQIAQQREGQLLQGSATFSSPHRAYLRAVSPPPASSAGPHETQILLLHNHDSSTRGPRIPSSLSSSPGARSLEPPVSPPPRGLSLGKSLTYSGEAGPQHKPRPAGGGTVLGGGGAGGGQQAPQFTTRPVLANHTTSKPGGGVKKVTGVGGTTYEISV; from the exons atgCCGGGCTTCagtggtgggggggttgggggaggAGTAGGTGGCCCAGTTTCTGCTCCTCCCCGTCCATTTCGACCCAGCCGATATGTCCCGGTGTCCGCAGCCACCTTCTTCCTTGTTGGATCCACCACCCTGTTCTTCTGCTTCAC GTGCCCGTGGTTATCAGAGTACTTCTCCTCTGTCATTCCCGTCTACATTGCTGTGatcttcctcttcaccctcgCCAACTTCTGCATGGCCACTTTTATGGACCCTGGAGTCTTCCCCAGAG cggaagaggatgaggataaAGAGGATGATTTCCGTGCTCCGCTCTATAAGACAGTGGAGATCAAAGGCATCCAGGTGCGGATGAAGTGGTGCTCAACCTGCCGCTTCTACCGCCCGCCGCGCTGCTCACACTGCTCAGTCTGCGACAACTGTGTGGAg GATTTTGACCACCACTGTCCGTGGGTGAACAACTGCATTGGCCGGAGGAATTATCGCTacttcttccttttcctgctATCACTTACCACCCACATCATGGACGTATTTGGATTTGGCCTGGTTTATGTCCTACACCACCGCCAGCAGCCTGATACGCCACATGCTGCTGTCAC CATGGCTGTGATGTGTGTGGCTGGTCTGTTTTTTGTACCAGTTGCTGGCCTGACTGGGTTCCACATAGTGCTGGTGGCCCGCGGTAGGACCACAAATGAACAG GTGACAGGAAAGTTCCGGGGTGGTGTGAACCCCTTCACCAACGGTTGCTTGAGGAATATCTCATATGTGCTCTGCAGCTCTCAGGCCCCCAG ATACATGGGCCGGTTGCGGAGCCCTCCTTCTGTGGAGATACAGCCGCCATTTCTTCGACCGCCTCTCAGTGAGGCCCAGCTGGAAGCCAAGGTCCTGGACAACGGCATCCAGAATGACCGACACAGTGCCAGG tCCAAGAGCAGTCTCGATCAGATGGAGAGCCAGTCGGCTGACGCtgagcctccacctcctccaaaGCCAGAACTGCGTTACCCTGGCCTGCCCCGTGCTGACACGgagg agagcagttTGTTGACTGACGCTCCACCAACACCGTCGATGTACAAGTACCGACCGGCCTTCAACAGCCCAGGAAGGAACCACACTGCCCTCACACATCCCAACAAG aTGATTCGTGGGGAAAGTCTTgactctccatcttcctctatCCTCCAGTCCAGCCGCCAGCCAAGCTATCGCTCAGAGCCGAGCAGCCTGGACGGGGCCACAGTGGTGGGGGGAGGTGTAGGGGTGCGCAGAGGggcaggggagaggggggagggccCCGGAGGCCCTGGCGGGACCACTGGGGGGGTGTCGGGGGGCATGTCAGGTTACTCCCTGACTGGGCGCTCCTACACCTCGTACCCATCCTCTCTCATTCTGTCCACTGGTGGCTCGCATTCCTCCAGCCTGCGCTCAGCACACACGGCACACAACCCGCTGGCCACGCTCCAATCAGAAGGCACCACAGACACCAGTTACAAAAGCCTGGCCAATCAGACACCTCGGAATGGCAGCCTGTCCTATGACAGCCTACTGACTCCATCCGAGAGCCCAGAGTTCGAGTCAGCCGCCCACGAGCTGTCACCGCAGAAGCCTCATGCACCGTTTCCCTTCGCTACTAGAACAGGCCAGCCTGAGGTGGGGTCGCCCAGTGCCCCGCTGCAGGGCTATATGTCGCCCTTCCTCTCAGCTCAGATCGcccagcagagggaggggcagcTGCTCCAGGGCTCTGCCactttctcctcccctcacagGGCCTACTTGCGTGCTGTCAGtcctccacctgcctcctctgctGGGCCTCATGAGACCCAGATCCTGCTCCTGCATAACCACGACTCCTCTACCCGAGGTCCTCGTATCCCTTCCTCCTTATCCTCATCCCCTGGGGCTCGCTCACTCGAGCCCCCTGTCTCCCCGCCACCTCGAGGCCTCTCCCTTGGCAAGTCCCTAACTTACAGTGGGGAGGCAGGGCCTCAGCACAAGCCTCGACCTGCCGGAGGAGGCACTGtgctgggagggggaggagctggaggagggcaACAGGCTCCACA ATTCACTACTCGCCCAGTTTTGGCCAATCACACCACATCCAAACCAGGGGGCGGGGTGAAGAAGGTGACCGGCGTCGGTGGGACCACTTACGAGATATCGGTTTGA
- the tmx2a gene encoding thioredoxin-related transmembrane protein 2-A — translation MGLITGVCAFLFHLPQIYKWLLKPYYITSIFMTVAFPLLRKAPGVCEHLATQREDGNSCDFDWRELEILMFLSAIVMMKNRRAITLEQHVGNLFLFSKVANVILFFRLDVRLGILYLALCVAFVMTCKPPLYMGPEYIKYFSDKTIDEELQRDSRVTWIVEFYANWSSDCQSFAPVFADLSLKYNCAGIRFGKVDIGRYGEVSQRYRVSTSPLAKQLPSLLLFQGGREIMRRPMVDSKGRAVSWTFNEENIIREFNLNELFQKSKKLNKGSKGEEQKNSQLEEDSNELHQDDNTPEQPTESKKDQ, via the exons ATGGGTCTGATCACAGGCGTCTGTGCCTTCTTGTTCCACTTACCTCAGATCTACAAATGGCTGCTGAAGCCCTACTACATCACGTCGATCTTCATGACCGTCGCCTTCCCGCTGCTCCGAAAGGCGCCCGGTGTGTGCGAGCACCTGGCGACCCAGCGGGAGGACGGCAACTCCTGCGACTTCGACTGG agagagctggagaTTCTGATGTTTCTCAGTGCGATAGTGATGATGAAGAACAGGAGAGCCA TCACACTGGAGCAGCACGTGGGCAACTTGTTCCTGTTCAGCAAAGTAGCCAACGTCATCCTCTTCTTTAGGCTGGACGTCCGGCTCGGCATCCTCTACCTCGCTCTGTGCGTCG CATTCGTCATGACCTGTAAGCCACCTCTCTACATGGGCCCAGAGTACATCAAGTACTTCAGTGACAAGACCATAGAT gaggagctgcagcgggACAGTCGAGTCACCTGGATTGTTGAATTCTATGCCAACTGGTCCTCCGACTGCCAGTCCTTCGCTCCCGTCTTCGCTGACCTTTCTCTCAA GTACAACTGTGCTGGCATCAGGTTTGGGAAGGTGGACATCGGACGTTACGGAGAGGTCTCACAGAG GTACAGGGTCAGTACTTCCCCTCTGGCCAAGCAGCTGCCCTCACTGCTGCTTTTTCAAGGCGGGAGGGAAATAATGAGACGTCCAATGGTGGACAGCAAAGGGAGAGCTGTATCTTGGACCTTCAATGAG GAGAACATCATCCGAGAGTTTAACCTCAACGAGCTCTTCCAGAAATCCAAGAAGCTGAACAAAGGCTCgaagggagaggagcagaaaaactcccagctggaggaggacagcAATGAGCTCCACCAAGACGACAACACTCCAGAGCAGCCCACAGAGAGCAAGAAAGACCAGTGA
- the si:dkey-6i22.5 gene encoding polyamine-modulated factor 1 isoform X2, whose amino-acid sequence MEEGKGVTDKQTVHDTCASENRTSEAAGSVSSSQVSNPGPSEESAARFNRLKLFDKVMQKSLDKFIDHASFNRFSSVFRPLYKKNPQRMENIHKQFIEELQRAIQDDISRLIEEGRLEVKLNELDKLERAAKNNPEPAWRPSGVPEQDFCSFLMPYYIKQEAYMRLELKKIQVENAALAQKVQAGRESIAQAENRISAAVDEWKASVTEFDRLASCLCPADVFDV is encoded by the exons ATGGAGGAGGGCAAAGGagtaacagacaaacagacggtACACGACACATGTGCGTCTGAAAACCGGACGAGTGAAGCCGCAGGATCGGTATCGTCCTCGCAGGTGTCTAACCCCGGACCGTCCGAGGAGTCAGCAGCTCGGTTCAACAGGCTGAAGCTGTTCGACAAGGTGATGCAGAAGAGTCTGGACAAGTTCATCGACCATGCCAG TTTCAACAGATTCTCCAGCGTGTTCCGTCCGCTGTACAAGAAGAACCCTCAGAGGATGGAGAACATTCACAAGCAGTTCATAGAGGAGTTGCAGAGGGCTATACAG GACGACATCAGCAGATTGATTGAAGAAGGGCGGTTAGAAGTCAAACTGAATGAGCTAGACAAACTGGAGCGTGCTGCGAAGAACAATCCAGAGCCTGCATG GCGGCCCAGTGGGGTTCCTGAGCAGGACTTTTGCAGTTTCTTGATGCCCTACTATATAAAGCAGGAGGCTTACATGCGACTGGAGCTGAAGAAGATCCAAGTAGAGAATGCTGCACTTGCACAAAAGGtccaggcagggagagagagcattGCTCAGGCCGAAAACCGTATTTCAGCAGCAGTTGATGAGTGGAAG
- the si:dkey-6i22.5 gene encoding polyamine-modulated factor 1 isoform X1, which translates to MEEGKGVTDKQTVHDTCASENRTSEAAGSVSSSQVSNPGPSEESAARFNRLKLFDKVMQKSLDKFIDHARYRESLQHLIFNRFSSVFRPLYKKNPQRMENIHKQFIEELQRAIQDDISRLIEEGRLEVKLNELDKLERAAKNNPEPAWRPSGVPEQDFCSFLMPYYIKQEAYMRLELKKIQVENAALAQKVQAGRESIAQAENRISAAVDEWKASVTEFDRLASCLCPADVFDV; encoded by the exons ATGGAGGAGGGCAAAGGagtaacagacaaacagacggtACACGACACATGTGCGTCTGAAAACCGGACGAGTGAAGCCGCAGGATCGGTATCGTCCTCGCAGGTGTCTAACCCCGGACCGTCCGAGGAGTCAGCAGCTCGGTTCAACAGGCTGAAGCTGTTCGACAAGGTGATGCAGAAGAGTCTGGACAAGTTCATCGACCATGCCAGGTACCGCGAGTCCCTCCAGCATCTCAT TTTCAACAGATTCTCCAGCGTGTTCCGTCCGCTGTACAAGAAGAACCCTCAGAGGATGGAGAACATTCACAAGCAGTTCATAGAGGAGTTGCAGAGGGCTATACAG GACGACATCAGCAGATTGATTGAAGAAGGGCGGTTAGAAGTCAAACTGAATGAGCTAGACAAACTGGAGCGTGCTGCGAAGAACAATCCAGAGCCTGCATG GCGGCCCAGTGGGGTTCCTGAGCAGGACTTTTGCAGTTTCTTGATGCCCTACTATATAAAGCAGGAGGCTTACATGCGACTGGAGCTGAAGAAGATCCAAGTAGAGAATGCTGCACTTGCACAAAAGGtccaggcagggagagagagcattGCTCAGGCCGAAAACCGTATTTCAGCAGCAGTTGATGAGTGGAAG